The Chitinophaga niabensis genome segment TGAAAACAGGTTTATCCAGCAGGAGTTGATTGATCATTACATCGTGTGCGCGGAGGTCCAGGCGTTCCGCATCCAGGTAGATCCGGTTAGCGGACACCCGCATGTCTTCTCCTACCCATGCGTCTATAATATTAAAGCTTACCCTGCGGAGGTCTACCTTTTTGAGGTCCAGGGAAATACCGGATTTTTTAGTGGTTTTGGGTTGTGGGGAAGGGCTGCCGCCAAATTCATCTATAATGAACTGGTAGTTCCAGAGGGAGTCGTTCCTGGGGCGGATGAGGTTGATCTTTGCATTTTCCAGGCCCACGAATTTGAGGATGGGTTTTTCCTGGATGAAGAACCAGTCTGTGATCCGCACCTGGAGAGCGCCGGCATACAGCAGGGTGTCTTTGTGGTGATCTTCTATATAAACCCCTTCCAGGCGCATGCTGTTAAACAGGCGGAAGTTCACATGATCTATCTCCACACGGGTCTGTAACTGTTTGGAAATCCGTTGTGTAACCTGCTGCACCAGCACGTTCTGTACCGCAGGAATATTAATGAGGATGCTGACCAATAACAATATACCCAGCAGGGTCAGCAGGGTAACGGTCAATATTTTACGTGCTTTTCTCAGGAAACTCCGATTTATCCGACAAAAGTAGTCATTCGCAAAATGTCTGCCAATTGAATATCGCGCTTGAGAAGCGTTTTGCGTAGATATACGGCTTACAGTGTAGCCAATACCGTGAGTATGGGGCCAGGTGTTACAGATCGCCCTTTTCCTGCTAAAGCCTTCTTATCTACGAAAAAATCGTGTCATTGTTGTGTCAGTTGAGAGCGCTGAATGTGGTGTAATATTAACGTTTGATGATATAATTCTGCCTGTTAATTGGGTTGAGTTAACATTTGATAATGTTAATATTATATAATGAATTGATTGCCAAATTAATGTAGGAGCGTTGTATGTAATTTAGCAGGATGTGTTTCAATTGTAATAGAAGTATCACTATTATCCCTTTCCTTTTTTAACAAAAATTTAAAGATTCTACCTTTCCCTTGAATAGTTTGTAAGAAAGCAGGATAAGCATTAAAAGTACGATAAGCATTTAATACTAGTAACCAACATTCATTCTATCAATTAAAATCTATGACCAAGAAGCTACTCTTTTTGTGGGTCATGCTATGCATTGCTATGTTCAATGCTGCAGCCCAAGGTCGCCAGGTTACCGGAACAGTGAAGGATAAAGACGGGGTGGCACTCCCCGGCGTATCTATTCGTGAGGCGGGAACCAGCAATGGCACCGCCTCCGGTTCGGACGGCAAATTCTCTCTTACCTTGAAAGGAACTAATCCCAGCCTTGAACTGACTTACATGGGTTACACCAAAGCCACGCTGAAAGTGGATTCCCGCAATGACTACACTATTGTTATGCAAACTGATGCGCAGCAGTTAAAGGATGTGGTGATCACGGGGTATGAATCGAAAAAGCGGAAAACGCTGACCACCGCCGTAACAAGGCTGGAGGCAGAGGAGATCCAGAATATCCCGGCGGCCAGTGTGGTGAACCTGTTACAGGGCCGTGTAGCTGGTTTGGCTGTGGTGAACAATTCCGGAGCGCCTGGTATTGGTGCGCCGGTGTTTATCAGGGGAAATGCCAGCGTAGCCAGCAGCTTCTCTGATAACCGTATTTACAGCGATCCGTTATTTGTGGTGGATGGGATCATTATTCCTCCGGACAGGGCTTCTGCCAAAGGGTTCTCTGTAAATGCACTGGGTTCCGGTAACAGCCCTATCTCCTGGTTAAACCCCAGCGACATTGAGTCCATCGACGTATTGAAGGATGCGGCGGCAGCAGCAGTATACGGATCGCGTGGTGCAAACGGCGTTATCATCATCAAAACAAAAACCGCCAAATCCGGTAAGCCAAAGGTAGACCTGAGAGCTTATACGGGTATTACATTTACGCCTTCTCTTTTCCCTATCCTGGGCGGTAAGGCAGAGAGCGATGCAAAAACGGATATATGGAACCGCTTTGCACCCTACGATGCAAGAATGAGTGGCATGCCTATCCAGATGACGGACAGCCTGAATCCGTATTTCAATAATTCTACTGATTGGCAGAGCCTCTATTTCAGGACCGGGCAGATCCAGAACTATGATGCAAGCATCCAGGCCGGTAACGAAATGGGTAACTACCGTATCGGCGCCGGTTATTACAATGAAGACGGGATTGTACTGAACACGGGTTTCAAACGTTATACGGCCAACTTCACAGGCCGTTTGCTGCCGAATAAAAAAACAACCATCCTCATGCAAACTTACCTGGGCCGCACAGACCGTTCCCGTGGTAACAGCAAGAACGGGCAGGGTATCAATGCACAGGGGATCTGGAGTATTCCTTCTTCTGTTTATGCGATACCAGGTAAAAACCCCGCAGGAGGCAGCCTGCTGGATGCATTCTCCAAGAACCGCGATAAGAATTATACCAACAGCATCAATACCAGTCTTCAGCTGATGTATGCCATCACACCGGAACTGATGTTCACTTCTACAGGTTCACTCAGTTATGCAAATGATAAACGTAATTATTTCTATGCTGCGGTAGCAAACAATGGTTCTGCGGATGCAGGTGAATACAATGCTATCAATAACAGTTATACTTTCACTAACCAGTTATCCTATAGCCACACTACGAAAAATAATGACCACAACTTCGGTGCCTTCCTGGTGCAGGAGTTCAATAAGAATACCCTGGAAGTAACGCAGATAGATGCAAAGAAAGGCCCGCTGGACCCTATTCAGATCGTTCAGGGATATAGCCCCAGGAATACGGTCACCAAAACAGGATATGGTGCTAATGCTACATCTTCCGTACTTGGTAAAGTGAACTACGGGTTCCGTGAAAAATACCTGGTGGATGCATCGTTACGTGCGGATGGTTCTTCCAAGCTGGCGAGCAATAACAGGTGGGGATATTTCCCAACTTTATCTGCAGCATGGCGTATTGCAGAAGAGCCGTTTGTGAAGAATAACCTGCCATGGTTGAATGAAGCCAAAGTACGTTTAAGCTGGGGTAAAAATGCCAATCAATATGTAGAGAATTTCGCCAG includes the following:
- a CDS encoding SusC/RagA family TonB-linked outer membrane protein produces the protein MTKKLLFLWVMLCIAMFNAAAQGRQVTGTVKDKDGVALPGVSIREAGTSNGTASGSDGKFSLTLKGTNPSLELTYMGYTKATLKVDSRNDYTIVMQTDAQQLKDVVITGYESKKRKTLTTAVTRLEAEEIQNIPAASVVNLLQGRVAGLAVVNNSGAPGIGAPVFIRGNASVASSFSDNRIYSDPLFVVDGIIIPPDRASAKGFSVNALGSGNSPISWLNPSDIESIDVLKDAAAAAVYGSRGANGVIIIKTKTAKSGKPKVDLRAYTGITFTPSLFPILGGKAESDAKTDIWNRFAPYDARMSGMPIQMTDSLNPYFNNSTDWQSLYFRTGQIQNYDASIQAGNEMGNYRIGAGYYNEDGIVLNTGFKRYTANFTGRLLPNKKTTILMQTYLGRTDRSRGNSKNGQGINAQGIWSIPSSVYAIPGKNPAGGSLLDAFSKNRDKNYTNSINTSLQLMYAITPELMFTSTGSLSYANDKRNYFYAAVANNGSADAGEYNAINNSYTFTNQLSYSHTTKNNDHNFGAFLVQEFNKNTLEVTQIDAKKGPLDPIQIVQGYSPRNTVTKTGYGANATSSVLGKVNYGFREKYLVDASLRADGSSKLASNNRWGYFPTLSAAWRIAEEPFVKNNLPWLNEAKVRLSWGKNANQYVENFASVNALTGAAGGFDEPSDLYVSTYGGTPVAVQNFAQMQNKDLRWEYSDQTNLGIELSTFKGRISLIADLYQRYTEGGTYDEQLPTSAGYSIIKKNGIDVLNKGFEMTLSVDVLGKNKLGLGWTTRFMLAKNVNKVAKLPNNNRPFFVDNVTMVKVGSAPYGYVFMVSDGVWQSDAEVPVDPFTGKKLFFDYGYLPYRAGSPRFLDLNGDYKINDLNGDGAREVNDRLWVGDPTPKIEGGWVNTLTWKGLTLDMMFNFKLGVKVVNSAMQRYWNSVKVTGSGGQFPNYTKQEYFNGDSQDWGGIPPTGYYDIYGFAPGDRGGVDARFPTLDYWTGSIQTFWNIYDYKSAFVEDASFMRLKNLMLSYNLPMPLIKRFGLERMMVYGNVENVFILTKYSGRDPEAIEFPSGYDRGRNYPLSRKMTLGLNVTF